A genomic stretch from Candidatus Cloacimonadota bacterium includes:
- a CDS encoding tetratricopeptide repeat protein: MKKIIILLLMIFFVFSLSAKTFVRDYTYQAGEADSKLSARAIALEQVKRLLLEEVGVYISSSLEIQTIEISNELKELTKQDIEVISAGITETKIVGEKWNGESYWLKAEIQLNENDVLQRLENLVNNNEYKKAIEDSRKETDAALAEIERLRSELEQEKDKNKQAQLQKAYITETNKLSALDLYEKGSEAFYNDDIENAVTYLEESVKIDPTSTIAWFILGIVNKINSDYGQAIKCYTKILELDSLYSYAIVGLGEIYQEKHDYDKAVFYYKKALQIDSQDFSAYINLGMTYENMEYYDEAIACYKEMMELDTETSYEIGCLARVYEKMEDYSNAITYYNLVLEQDPESILDLMYLGNIYCKVSDYSHAVDTYKKAYALEPDNIWILNSLGQAYFSLGDRENSYKYYIKSAQLGDTEVQDWCDTYGIEWRVEKVQQK, from the coding sequence ATGAAAAAAATTATAATATTGTTGCTCATGATCTTTTTTGTATTTTCCCTCTCTGCAAAAACCTTTGTTCGGGATTATACCTATCAGGCAGGGGAAGCAGACAGCAAGTTGAGTGCAAGGGCTATCGCTTTGGAACAAGTTAAACGTTTGCTTCTGGAAGAAGTTGGCGTGTATATCAGTTCATCACTTGAAATTCAAACGATCGAGATCAGCAATGAGCTGAAAGAGCTCACAAAACAGGATATTGAAGTCATTTCTGCGGGTATTACTGAAACCAAGATCGTAGGTGAAAAATGGAATGGCGAATCCTATTGGCTGAAAGCTGAAATCCAGCTTAATGAAAATGACGTGTTACAAAGGCTTGAGAACCTCGTTAACAACAACGAATATAAGAAAGCAATTGAAGATAGCCGGAAAGAAACAGATGCAGCACTTGCTGAGATAGAAAGACTGCGATCCGAACTTGAGCAGGAAAAAGATAAAAACAAGCAGGCGCAACTGCAAAAAGCTTATATCACAGAGACAAATAAATTGAGTGCTTTGGATTTATATGAAAAAGGTTCAGAAGCTTTTTACAATGATGATATTGAGAATGCTGTAACATATTTAGAAGAATCTGTAAAAATTGATCCAACCTCTACAATTGCATGGTTTATTTTAGGTATTGTAAATAAAATTAATAGCGACTATGGACAGGCAATCAAATGTTATACTAAGATTTTGGAATTAGATTCGCTGTATTCATACGCCATAGTTGGACTTGGCGAAATTTACCAGGAAAAACATGACTATGATAAAGCTGTGTTTTATTATAAAAAAGCCTTGCAAATAGATTCTCAGGATTTTAGCGCTTACATAAATCTTGGAATGACCTATGAGAATATGGAATATTATGATGAAGCAATTGCATGTTACAAAGAAATGATGGAACTTGATACTGAAACCTCTTATGAGATCGGTTGCCTGGCACGAGTATATGAAAAAATGGAAGACTATTCCAACGCAATAACCTATTATAATCTTGTACTAGAACAAGATCCTGAAAGCATATTAGATTTGATGTATTTAGGGAATATTTACTGCAAAGTTAGTGATTATTCTCACGCAGTAGACACATACAAAAAAGCTTATGCTTTAGAGCCGGACAATATATGGATTTTAAATAGTCTCGGTCAGGCGTATTTTTCTTTGGGAGATAGGGAGAATAGTTATAAATATTACATCAAATCAGCTCAACTTGGCGATACTGAGGTTCAGGACTGGTGTGACACATATGGTATTGAATGGCGTGTTGAAAAAGTGCAGCAGAAATAG